In Planktothrix serta PCC 8927, a single genomic region encodes these proteins:
- a CDS encoding diguanylate cyclase domain-containing protein, whose translation MNIRPKKEQPGGILIIDDKLENLKVLSEILKQQGYKIRQAVNGISALRAIQSFPPDLILLDIKMPEMDGYEVCQKLKQDAQTQEIPIIFISALNEVWDKVKAFQVGGVDYISKPFQVEEVIARIETQLIIQRQKRQLQAEIEYRQAQEERLKVEIQHRLAKEQQLKEEIIRRKETEEILYQSRALIQSVLNTSMDGIAAFQAVRDTLTGQIIDFRCLVVNPIISQILNKDRSNLMGKIILKRLLKKIDVTLFEKFVHLVETGIPLIDDIFYRGKNTQGWYHFIAVKLGDGFSIAIRDITERKQIELDLSRWAKLDGLTGVANRHYFDQFLNQEWLRNQQEKQPISLILCDVDYFKAYNDTYGHLEGDDCLKKVAKAIEQVVQRPGNLLARYGGEEFVIILTQTNLLEALQIATEIQASIQALNIPHAQSQVSDLLTISLGISSLIPTKENSIQVLIKGADEALYEAKQKGRNRIITKVN comes from the coding sequence ATGAATATTCGACCTAAAAAAGAACAACCGGGTGGTATTTTAATTATAGACGATAAACTTGAGAACTTAAAGGTTTTATCAGAAATTCTCAAGCAACAAGGCTATAAAATTCGTCAAGCTGTCAATGGAATATCGGCGTTAAGAGCCATACAATCTTTTCCCCCTGATTTAATTTTATTAGATATCAAAATGCCCGAAATGGATGGGTATGAAGTTTGTCAAAAACTGAAACAAGATGCTCAGACTCAGGAAATTCCGATTATTTTTATTAGTGCTTTAAATGAAGTCTGGGATAAGGTAAAAGCCTTTCAAGTAGGCGGAGTCGATTATATTAGTAAACCGTTTCAAGTGGAAGAAGTAATTGCCAGAATTGAAACGCAGTTAATTATTCAAAGACAGAAAAGACAGTTACAAGCAGAAATAGAATACCGTCAAGCACAGGAAGAACGGTTAAAAGTCGAAATTCAACACCGTCTAGCCAAAGAACAACAATTAAAAGAAGAAATTATCCGGCGCAAAGAAACTGAAGAAATTTTATATCAATCTCGCGCTTTAATTCAAAGTGTTTTAAATACTTCAATGGATGGAATTGCTGCTTTTCAGGCTGTCCGAGACACATTAACAGGACAAATTATTGATTTTCGCTGTTTAGTTGTAAATCCAATTATTAGCCAAATTTTAAACAAAGATCGCTCTAATTTAATGGGTAAAATTATTTTAAAAAGATTATTAAAAAAAATAGATGTCACCCTATTTGAAAAGTTCGTTCACTTGGTAGAAACTGGAATTCCTTTAATTGATGATATTTTTTATCGAGGCAAAAATACTCAAGGTTGGTATCATTTTATTGCTGTGAAGTTAGGGGACGGATTTTCGATTGCTATTCGAGATATTACCGAACGAAAACAGATAGAACTTGATTTATCTCGTTGGGCTAAATTAGATGGGTTAACCGGAGTTGCAAACCGTCATTATTTTGATCAATTTTTAAATCAAGAATGGCTGAGAAATCAACAGGAAAAACAACCGATTTCCTTAATTTTATGTGATGTTGATTATTTCAAAGCCTATAACGATACCTATGGTCATTTAGAAGGAGATGATTGTTTAAAAAAAGTGGCTAAAGCCATTGAGCAAGTAGTTCAACGTCCAGGGAATTTACTCGCTCGTTATGGGGGTGAAGAATTTGTTATTATTCTCACCCAAACTAATCTTTTAGAAGCACTGCAAATTGCCACAGAAATTCAAGCTTCTATTCAAGCGTTAAATATTCCCCATGCTCAATCTCAAGTCAGTGATTTACTCACAATAAGTTTAGGAATATCGAGTTTAATTCCTACAAAAGAAAACTCAATTCAAGTATTAATTAAAGGAGCAGATGAAGCCCTATATGAAGCCAAACAAAAAGGCAGAAATCGCATTATTACGAAAGTAAACTAA
- a CDS encoding response regulator — protein MDQQLAILCVDDEPVILESLKEQLKRHLPEHYELESAESGEEALEVIAELHQEGLEVALVISDQIMPGLQGDELLIKIHQHYPQMLKIMLTGQADIQSVGNVVNQASLYRYISKPWDETDLILTVQEALRCYTQEQKLLEQNQKLQELNIQLQQLNISLEQKVAERTVQLEQAKQAAEVANQAKSTFLANMSHELRSPLNAILGFAQLMNRSTSLSPEHQEQVEIILHSGEHLLNLINQLLDLAKIEAGKITLNEANFDLYHLLQDLEDMFSLKAQNQNLALTFTCLETVPQYICTDEIKLRQILINLLNNALKFTPEGGVSVTVNCEQIEPPQVRLIFAVKDTGVGISPEEINQLFEAFSQTQMGRKSNEGTGLGLSISQKFVHLMGGKIQVDSQRGRGTIFSFDIQAKSLKNTHLSSQFSQKRVMGLAPNQPAYKILIVDDKFSNRKLLIQLLKPLKLQLKEASNGQEAVEIWQEWEPDLILMDMIMPILNGYEATKQIKSSLKERVPVIIAITASVLEEQKVQVLSMGCDDFVRKPFQEFQIFEMIEKYLGLEYIYSEETPLNLLNPSNYVLSDESFKGMSSEWIDELYQASLDLDYDLVLDLIQEIPSEQADLSQALMDLVCNYRVDQIFNLIEQIKIHEYST, from the coding sequence ATGGATCAACAACTGGCAATTTTATGTGTAGATGATGAACCCGTAATTTTAGAAAGTCTTAAAGAACAACTCAAACGTCATCTTCCTGAACATTATGAATTAGAATCGGCAGAAAGTGGGGAAGAAGCCTTAGAAGTAATTGCCGAATTACATCAGGAAGGGTTGGAAGTGGCGTTAGTAATTTCTGATCAAATTATGCCCGGTTTACAAGGGGATGAGTTATTAATTAAAATTCATCAACATTATCCCCAAATGTTAAAAATTATGCTCACAGGACAGGCCGATATTCAATCCGTTGGTAATGTGGTGAACCAAGCCAGTCTCTATCGTTATATTAGCAAACCTTGGGATGAAACCGACCTGATTTTAACCGTTCAAGAGGCATTGCGATGCTATACTCAAGAGCAGAAACTTTTAGAACAAAATCAAAAATTACAAGAACTTAATATACAATTACAACAGTTAAATATTTCTCTGGAACAAAAAGTAGCAGAACGAACAGTGCAATTAGAACAAGCGAAACAAGCGGCTGAAGTTGCTAACCAAGCTAAAAGTACCTTTTTAGCTAATATGAGTCATGAATTGCGATCGCCTTTGAATGCGATTTTAGGTTTTGCTCAACTGATGAATCGAAGTACAAGCCTTTCTCCTGAACATCAAGAACAAGTTGAGATTATTTTACACAGTGGAGAACATTTATTAAATTTAATTAACCAACTTTTAGATTTAGCTAAAATTGAAGCCGGGAAAATTACTCTGAATGAAGCTAATTTTGATCTCTATCATCTGCTTCAGGATTTAGAGGATATGTTTTCTCTCAAAGCCCAAAATCAGAACTTAGCCTTAACCTTTACCTGCTTGGAAACCGTTCCTCAATATATCTGTACGGATGAAATTAAACTTCGTCAAATTTTAATTAATTTGCTCAATAACGCCCTAAAATTTACCCCAGAAGGAGGAGTTTCTGTAACTGTCAATTGTGAACAAATTGAACCGCCACAAGTCCGACTCATTTTTGCAGTTAAAGATACAGGAGTAGGAATTTCCCCTGAAGAAATTAATCAATTATTTGAGGCTTTTAGTCAAACTCAAATGGGACGAAAATCTAATGAAGGAACGGGGTTAGGTTTATCAATTAGTCAAAAATTTGTACATTTAATGGGAGGTAAAATTCAAGTCGATTCCCAAAGGGGAAGGGGGACAATATTTAGCTTTGATATTCAGGCAAAATCCCTTAAAAATACTCATTTATCAAGTCAATTTTCTCAAAAGCGAGTCATGGGTTTAGCTCCGAATCAACCCGCCTATAAAATATTAATTGTTGATGATAAATTTTCCAATCGTAAATTATTAATCCAATTGCTGAAACCCTTAAAATTACAATTAAAAGAAGCCTCGAATGGTCAAGAAGCCGTGGAAATTTGGCAGGAGTGGGAACCCGATTTGATTTTAATGGATATGATTATGCCGATTCTGAATGGTTATGAAGCGACGAAACAAATTAAAAGTAGCTTAAAAGAACGTGTTCCGGTGATCATTGCCATTACTGCTAGTGTTTTAGAAGAACAAAAAGTGCAGGTACTCTCTATGGGTTGTGATGATTTTGTTAGGAAACCCTTTCAGGAATTTCAGATTTTTGAGATGATAGAAAAATATCTAGGTCTTGAATATATTTACTCGGAGGAAACCCCCCTAAACCTTTTAAATCCGTCAAACTATGTTCTCAGCGATGAAAGTTTTAAGGGAATGTCCTCTGAATGGATAGATGAACTTTATCAAGCGAGTCTTGACTTAGATTATGATTTAGTTTTAGATTTGATTCAAGAAATTCCCTCGGAACAAGCTGATCTGTCTCAAGCGTTAATGGATTTAGTCTGTAATTATAGAGTTGATCAAATTTTTAACTTAATTGAACAAATAAAGATTCATGAATATTCGACCTAA
- a CDS encoding ATP-grasp domain-containing protein translates to MTQKYILYIGTRSVNLERDAEINAARNNGLDIVLADSAIADYKAYELTHLIQTPLTDEDQAFNDILAYVKQHDLQIAGVIGWTDPIVALVARLSAALGLPGTSPDLAHNVRNKANTRRLFEQYLPEANPVFAIVNDKNSIWDAIEKVGFPCVLKPPGSSFGRGIFKIRSAEEAEQQIANFYRTVRPENDPTYGFYQHEFIVEQELIGSEHSVAGMVVNGQPIILSIVDKENDLTLPIQYQNITPSLLSTEIQYKIVEMAKQAIPLTGINWCGFHIDMMVVNDQPKILEIGGRLGGECINSHLIPLSNPALNPYDCIMEVIQGQNPFTKDEYYQDTMFRAGLRALLPLQPGCISSINGIDAIKTHPCFREFTQLRYVGDQVYLPAEKFNSYVLGYVVAQCEQTQDIGEILEAIADLLDVKVIPPGA, encoded by the coding sequence ATGACTCAAAAATACATTCTCTATATTGGAACCCGCTCTGTCAATTTAGAAAGGGATGCAGAAATTAATGCGGCTCGTAATAACGGACTGGATATTGTTTTAGCAGATAGTGCGATCGCAGATTACAAAGCTTATGAGTTAACCCATTTAATTCAAACACCCCTCACGGATGAGGATCAAGCATTTAACGATATCTTGGCTTATGTTAAACAGCATGATCTTCAAATCGCAGGGGTGATCGGATGGACTGATCCCATTGTTGCTTTGGTAGCGAGATTATCAGCAGCCTTGGGTCTTCCGGGTACCTCCCCAGATCTAGCCCATAATGTTCGTAATAAAGCGAATACCCGTCGCCTTTTTGAGCAATATCTCCCAGAAGCTAACCCAGTTTTTGCGATTGTAAATGATAAAAATAGCATCTGGGATGCTATTGAAAAAGTTGGTTTTCCCTGTGTTTTAAAGCCGCCAGGTTCTTCTTTTGGACGGGGGATTTTTAAAATTCGTTCTGCTGAAGAAGCCGAACAACAGATTGCTAATTTTTATCGAACTGTTCGACCTGAAAATGATCCAACTTATGGCTTTTATCAACATGAGTTTATTGTCGAACAAGAACTGATTGGAAGTGAACACTCCGTTGCGGGTATGGTTGTTAATGGTCAGCCGATTATTCTTTCAATTGTTGATAAAGAAAACGACTTGACGCTTCCAATTCAGTATCAAAATATTACGCCATCTTTATTATCCACTGAAATTCAATACAAAATTGTTGAGATGGCAAAACAGGCTATTCCCTTAACCGGAATTAATTGGTGTGGATTTCACATTGACATGATGGTTGTTAACGATCAACCTAAAATTTTAGAGATTGGCGGTAGGTTAGGAGGTGAATGTATTAACTCTCATCTGATTCCCCTGTCTAATCCTGCTTTAAATCCCTACGATTGCATCATGGAAGTGATTCAAGGACAGAATCCCTTTACAAAAGATGAGTATTATCAAGATACCATGTTTAGAGCGGGGTTAAGAGCATTACTTCCACTCCAACCGGGATGTATTTCTTCTATTAATGGCATTGATGCAATTAAAACCCATCCCTGTTTTCGAGAATTTACGCAATTACGTTACGTTGGAGATCAAGTTTATTTACCTGCTGAAAAGTTTAACAGTTATGTCCTTGGATATGTTGTTGCCCAATGTGAGCAAACGCAAGACATTGGAGAGATTCTTGAAGCGATCGCCGATCTTTTGGATGTAAAAGTTATTCCACCTGGAGCTTAA
- the ribD gene encoding bifunctional diaminohydroxyphosphoribosylaminopyrimidine deaminase/5-amino-6-(5-phosphoribosylamino)uracil reductase RibD: protein MTLNFDQQMMQHCLQLARQALGKTAPNPLVGCVIIQDKKIIGEGFHPGAGQPHAEVFALRNAGEQAQGATVYVNLEPCNHFGRTPPCTEALIQAQVAKVVVGMVDPNPLVSGTGIQRLKEAGIEVIVGVEEQACQSLNEAFIHRILHHQPWGILKYAMTLDGKIATTTGHSSWVTGTEARQKVHQLRVACDAVIVGGNTVRRDNPWLTTHEAGEPNPLRVVMSRTLNLPKAAHLWDTQDVKTLVITEEGVNPDFQQFLQNKGVEVAELSPLTPAQVMAYLYERQFLSVLWECGGNLAANAIADGSIHKILAFIAPKIIGGKIAPSPVGDLGFTLMTEALSLERITWGSVGCDFWIESYLS, encoded by the coding sequence ATGACCCTAAATTTTGATCAACAAATGATGCAACACTGCTTACAATTAGCGCGTCAAGCATTAGGAAAAACTGCACCCAATCCCTTAGTCGGGTGTGTTATTATTCAGGATAAAAAAATTATCGGAGAAGGGTTTCATCCGGGGGCTGGTCAACCCCATGCGGAAGTTTTTGCTCTGAGAAATGCCGGAGAACAGGCGCAGGGAGCAACGGTTTATGTTAATTTAGAACCTTGTAATCATTTTGGGCGAACTCCTCCCTGTACAGAAGCTTTAATTCAAGCCCAAGTTGCTAAAGTTGTGGTGGGAATGGTTGACCCCAATCCCTTAGTTTCAGGAACAGGAATTCAACGCTTAAAAGAGGCTGGAATTGAAGTTATTGTTGGCGTTGAAGAACAAGCTTGTCAATCCTTAAATGAAGCATTTATTCATCGAATTTTACATCATCAACCCTGGGGAATTTTGAAATATGCGATGACATTAGATGGAAAAATTGCTACCACAACGGGTCATAGTTCTTGGGTTACGGGAACAGAAGCCAGACAGAAAGTTCATCAATTGCGAGTAGCTTGTGATGCGGTTATTGTAGGAGGAAATACCGTCCGACGAGATAATCCTTGGCTAACAACCCACGAAGCCGGAGAACCGAACCCATTGCGAGTGGTAATGAGTCGAACATTAAACTTACCCAAAGCAGCCCATTTATGGGACACTCAGGATGTGAAAACTTTAGTTATAACAGAGGAGGGTGTAAATCCAGATTTCCAACAGTTTTTGCAGAATAAGGGGGTAGAGGTAGCGGAATTGTCGCCCTTGACACCTGCCCAAGTCATGGCTTATTTGTATGAACGTCAGTTTTTATCGGTGCTGTGGGAATGTGGGGGAAACCTCGCCGCTAATGCTATTGCAGATGGTAGCATCCATAAAATTTTAGCGTTTATTGCTCCTAAAATTATTGGGGGAAAAATAGCACCTTCTCCCGTGGGAGATTTGGGATTTACCCTAATGACAGAAGCGCTTTCTTTAGAACGAATAACCTGGGGTTCTGTAGGCTGTGATTTTTGGATTGAAAGTTATTTATCTTAA
- a CDS encoding response regulator has translation MVEKAILCVDDEQFILESILEQLKRRFGNEYIYEGAESAPEALDILEDLQEEAIEVLIIVSDWLMPEMRGDEFLIEVHRRFPKIIKVMLTGQADEEAIQRAEKFANLYRCIYKPWTEEELAQTIASALG, from the coding sequence ATGGTAGAAAAGGCAATTCTCTGTGTTGATGATGAACAGTTTATCTTGGAAAGTATCCTCGAACAACTGAAACGGCGATTTGGAAATGAGTATATCTATGAAGGAGCAGAAAGTGCTCCCGAAGCCTTAGATATTCTGGAAGATTTACAAGAGGAGGCAATTGAAGTATTAATTATTGTTTCTGATTGGTTAATGCCTGAAATGCGAGGGGATGAATTTTTAATTGAAGTCCATCGTCGGTTTCCTAAAATTATTAAAGTCATGTTAACTGGACAAGCCGACGAAGAAGCGATACAACGGGCGGAAAAATTTGCTAATTTATATCGTTGTATTTATAAACCTTGGACGGAAGAAGAATTAGCACAAACCATTGCCTCAGCCTTGGGATAA
- a CDS encoding ATP-binding protein, which produces MLLLLWNQFVAKTIGKLPLRTVLILPFVVQITATVGLVGYFSFKNGQKAVENLAQQLMNQVSDRVQENLQFFLETPTQINQTNSNQIKLGFLNTTNLYPWEKYLWRQVQLYPDITFIAIATNQNTQRSGEKLLNGNFQVNVVGDDVGNNFYAFKLDPLGNRNQGKLIKKDYDLRQHPTYLKVIKERRGSWSNVFVSILEPSLLISALEPIYNQKQEIEGIFLATLRLDQIITFLKGLKIGKSGQVFILDPEGHLLASSTGEQPFRKIESQNQLFLGIESRNDITQSATQQLLRNFKSLHKIDQPTKIDFSIDQEKYFLNVIPFTDNKKLEWLIVLVVPENDFLDEIKANNRTTLLLCLVTLIVAITMGILTARWVTLPIIKLNIASKNIAAGQWDQALETNRQDELGELTRSFNYMIQQLQTTLTQMQELNQSLQISEQRYASLAQAAPVGIFRTDIEGNFIYGNDQNFAMMGLSPEETMGMGWTKTIHPEDRDRTLSSWLEFVQKDVAFQCEYRCIRPDGTTIWVYGKALAERNTAGEITGYVGTITDITSTKEAERILAEYNQTLERQVQERTQELSQALQQLKATQSQLIQSEKMAALGQLVAGIAHEINTPLGAIQAAINNNNQALIESLSELPKLYQKLDLDQQYLFFSLLARSRANPQQLSTREQREYKRQLNQVLKDYQIESPRKIADILVDIGIYQHLESILPILQHPEQEWLLTLAYNLARLQRNNQTMITAIERASKVVFALKSYARYDNSNLKQSVLITEGIDTVLELYHNQLKRGIEVNRLYQITHPLDCYPDELMQVWTNLIHNSIQAMNGKGNLKILVQEEETEFVVQITDSGGGISADIQDRIFEPFFTTKPRGEGSGLGLDIVKKIIDKHQGQISVQSQPGTTIFRISLPRS; this is translated from the coding sequence ATGTTACTTTTACTCTGGAATCAATTTGTAGCCAAAACGATTGGTAAACTTCCGTTAAGGACGGTTTTAATTTTACCTTTTGTTGTACAAATTACCGCTACGGTTGGATTAGTAGGTTATTTTTCGTTTAAAAATGGGCAGAAAGCTGTTGAAAATTTAGCCCAACAGTTAATGAATCAAGTTAGCGATCGCGTCCAAGAAAATTTACAGTTTTTTTTAGAAACTCCCACTCAGATTAACCAAACGAATTCTAATCAAATTAAATTAGGTTTTTTAAACACAACGAATTTATATCCTTGGGAAAAATACCTTTGGCGACAAGTTCAATTATATCCTGATATCACTTTTATTGCTATTGCGACCAATCAAAATACACAACGGTCAGGTGAAAAACTCCTGAATGGGAATTTCCAAGTTAATGTTGTTGGGGATGATGTCGGAAATAATTTCTATGCTTTTAAACTCGATCCTTTAGGAAATCGAAACCAAGGTAAATTAATTAAAAAAGACTATGATTTACGTCAGCATCCCACTTACTTAAAAGTGATTAAAGAACGCCGAGGTTCCTGGAGTAATGTATTTGTTTCGATCTTAGAACCTAGCTTATTAATTAGTGCCTTAGAACCGATCTACAATCAGAAACAAGAAATCGAAGGAATTTTTCTAGCCACCTTACGCCTTGATCAAATTATTACTTTTCTAAAAGGCTTAAAAATTGGAAAATCAGGACAAGTTTTTATTCTTGATCCTGAAGGTCATTTATTAGCTAGTTCTACGGGAGAGCAACCGTTTAGAAAAATTGAAAGTCAAAATCAACTCTTTTTGGGAATAGAAAGTAGAAATGACATCACCCAATCAGCTACACAACAATTATTGAGAAATTTTAAAAGTCTTCATAAAATTGATCAGCCCACAAAAATTGATTTTTCGATTGATCAAGAAAAATATTTTTTAAATGTTATTCCTTTTACCGATAACAAAAAATTAGAATGGTTGATTGTTTTAGTCGTTCCTGAAAATGATTTTTTGGATGAAATTAAAGCCAATAATCGAACAACGTTACTCTTATGTTTAGTCACTTTAATTGTGGCAATTACGATGGGGATTTTAACAGCTAGATGGGTAACATTACCCATTATTAAACTGAATATAGCGTCAAAAAATATAGCCGCCGGACAATGGGATCAAGCTTTAGAAACTAATCGCCAAGATGAATTAGGAGAACTGACCCGTTCTTTTAATTATATGATCCAACAATTGCAAACTACTTTGACTCAAATGCAAGAACTAAATCAATCTTTACAAATTAGTGAACAACGCTATGCGAGTTTAGCTCAAGCTGCTCCCGTGGGAATTTTCCGCACGGATATTGAAGGAAATTTTATCTATGGAAATGACCAAAATTTTGCCATGATGGGTCTGAGTCCAGAGGAAACGATGGGGATGGGTTGGACAAAAACGATACACCCAGAAGATCGAGATCGTACCCTTTCAAGTTGGTTAGAATTTGTACAAAAAGACGTTGCTTTTCAGTGTGAATATCGTTGTATTAGACCCGATGGAACTACAATTTGGGTCTATGGAAAAGCACTAGCTGAACGAAATACTGCGGGTGAAATTACAGGATATGTCGGCACAATTACCGATATTACTTCTACCAAAGAAGCCGAACGTATTCTCGCTGAATATAACCAAACTTTAGAACGTCAAGTTCAAGAACGGACACAAGAATTATCTCAGGCACTTCAACAGTTAAAAGCCACCCAAAGTCAACTAATTCAATCGGAAAAAATGGCAGCATTAGGGCAATTAGTGGCAGGAATTGCCCATGAAATTAATACCCCATTAGGGGCGATTCAAGCTGCTATTAATAATAACAATCAAGCTTTGATTGAATCTTTAAGCGAATTACCTAAACTCTATCAAAAACTAGATCTAGATCAACAATATTTATTTTTTAGTTTGTTAGCGCGATCGCGTGCCAATCCTCAACAACTTTCCACCAGAGAACAACGTGAATATAAACGTCAACTCAATCAAGTTTTGAAAGATTATCAAATAGAATCTCCCCGAAAAATAGCTGATATTTTAGTAGATATTGGCATTTATCAGCATCTGGAATCGATTTTACCTATTTTGCAACATCCCGAACAAGAATGGTTATTAACTTTAGCCTATAATCTAGCGAGATTACAACGGAATAACCAAACAATGATCACCGCCATTGAACGAGCTTCTAAAGTAGTTTTTGCTCTCAAAAGTTATGCCCGTTATGATAACAGTAATCTTAAACAATCGGTGTTAATTACTGAAGGAATTGATACGGTTTTAGAACTCTATCATAATCAACTCAAACGCGGTATAGAAGTGAATCGTCTTTATCAAATTACCCATCCCCTAGACTGCTATCCTGATGAATTGATGCAGGTGTGGACAAACTTAATTCATAATAGTATTCAGGCGATGAATGGTAAGGGAAATCTCAAGATTTTAGTCCAAGAAGAAGAGACTGAGTTTGTTGTTCAAATTACTGATTCGGGCGGTGGGATTTCGGCTGACATTCAAGACCGAATTTTTGAGCCCTTCTTTACAACAAAACCCAGGGGAGAAGGTAGTGGTTTAGGCTTAGATATTGTTAAAAAGATTATCGACAAACATCAAGGTCAGATCAGCGTTCAAAGTCAACCGGGAACCACAATTTTTAGAATTTCTTTACCTCGCTCCTAA
- a CDS encoding cysteine hydrolase family protein, with protein sequence MKAAFNSLPIPPHFQPQRVGEVWRVPYQIRADEAEQWAKQYGIQPASQDQLKTCLILIDVQNTFCIPEFELFVGGRSGNGAVEDNIRLCEFIYRNLNQITQIVATMDTHTALQIFHPIFWINQQGEHPTPATLISVEDIQNQIWKVNPKVANSITAGNYKTLEKHALYYAQTLAAKGQYPLTIWPYHSMLGGIGHGLVSAVEEALFFHTISRCSQVQFEIKGNHPLTENYSVLQPEVLEDVEGNMISPKNIALIEKILTFDRILIAGQAKSHCVAWTVDNLLTEIQARDSNLAQKVYLLEDCTSPVVIPGIVDYTEQANSAFQRFVAAGMQMIQSFSLLS encoded by the coding sequence ATGAAAGCAGCATTCAATAGTTTACCCATTCCTCCCCATTTTCAACCGCAGCGAGTCGGGGAAGTTTGGCGTGTTCCCTATCAAATTCGGGCTGATGAAGCGGAACAATGGGCAAAACAGTATGGAATTCAACCTGCGAGTCAAGATCAGCTTAAAACTTGTTTAATTTTAATTGATGTTCAAAACACTTTTTGTATTCCTGAGTTTGAATTATTTGTTGGTGGAAGATCAGGAAACGGTGCAGTAGAAGATAATATTAGATTATGTGAGTTTATCTATCGGAATTTAAACCAAATCACTCAGATTGTTGCCACGATGGATACTCATACGGCGTTGCAAATTTTTCATCCGATTTTTTGGATTAATCAACAAGGGGAACATCCCACACCTGCAACTTTAATTTCGGTTGAGGATATTCAAAATCAGATCTGGAAAGTTAATCCAAAAGTAGCCAATAGTATTACCGCAGGAAATTATAAAACCCTAGAAAAACACGCTTTATATTATGCCCAAACCTTAGCGGCAAAAGGTCAATATCCCTTGACGATATGGCCCTATCATTCGATGTTAGGGGGGATCGGTCATGGGTTAGTTTCAGCCGTTGAAGAAGCTTTATTTTTTCATACAATATCTCGGTGTTCTCAAGTTCAATTTGAGATCAAAGGTAATCATCCCTTAACAGAAAATTATTCGGTTTTGCAACCGGAAGTTTTAGAAGATGTTGAAGGAAATATGATCTCGCCTAAAAATATAGCATTAATTGAAAAGATATTAACATTTGATCGAATTTTGATTGCGGGTCAAGCCAAAAGTCATTGTGTGGCTTGGACGGTTGATAATTTATTAACAGAAATTCAAGCCAGAGATTCTAATTTAGCTCAAAAGGTTTATTTATTAGAAGATTGTACCTCTCCGGTGGTGATCCCTGGTATTGTGGATTATACAGAACAAGCTAATAGCGCATTTCAACGGTTCGTCGCAGCAGGGATGCAGATGATTCAATCTTTTAGTTTACTTTCGTAA
- a CDS encoding cyclic nucleotide-binding domain-containing protein — protein MTNALLILGELSDRDIDWMVTEGKRKTIQAGAILIEEDQPLDALYIVLSGTLSVSVATLGNQVVGKIGSGEVLGEMSFVDGRLPSATVKAVEDCCVLSISRTILSERLEEDVLFSLRFYRAITKFLSSRLRATVNNFSYEENANLLSVQNSQNAIETEPDYRLDWIMQRLSG, from the coding sequence GATTTTAGGGGAATTAAGCGATCGGGATATAGACTGGATGGTTACAGAAGGTAAACGAAAAACCATTCAAGCTGGTGCAATTCTGATCGAAGAAGATCAACCCTTAGATGCTCTATATATTGTGTTGAGTGGAACTCTAAGTGTTTCCGTGGCTACATTAGGAAATCAAGTTGTCGGAAAAATTGGTAGCGGTGAGGTTTTAGGAGAAATGTCTTTTGTGGATGGACGTTTACCTTCGGCTACGGTAAAAGCGGTTGAAGATTGTTGTGTATTATCTATTTCCAGAACTATTTTATCGGAAAGATTAGAAGAGGATGTCTTATTTTCTTTGCGGTTTTATCGAGCAATTACTAAATTTTTATCTTCTCGTTTACGCGCAACTGTCAACAATTTTAGCTATGAAGAAAACGCCAATTTATTATCTGTCCAAAACAGTCAAAACGCTATAGAAACTGAGCCGGATTATCGTTTAGATTGGATTATGCAACGTTTAAGCGGATAA